The genomic DNA GCATCTGCGCACGCCAGCCGGTCAACTGCGCGTCGGCCTGGCGGGGGCCGGGCTACGACTACTGGAACGTCGTGCCCGACAGCGTGCGCATCAAGGGCCACGGCATGCTGACCAGCAACCAGAACCGCTACGACCCCGGCCGCTACTTCCCGTGGGCGAGCTTCTACACCCTGATCAACAACGGCGCGCCGCCACCGCCGGCCGCCACGCCCACCTACTGGGTGGACACGTTCGCCAACGCACCCGGCTTCCCCTCGTCCACCAGCACCACGCAGAGCGGCACGCTCAACACCGGCCGGCACTACGTGTACTGCAAGACCTGGGGCCGCGAGATCCGCAGCGGCGCAAGCTTCAATCGCTGGTGGCTGAAGACCGACCTCGACGTGGGCCCCGCCAACCAGTTCGTGTCCGCCTACTACCTGTCGCGCTGGGGCAACGACGAGGCGCGCGACAACGACGGCTACGACCTGCCGCGCTGCGAGGTGCTCCCGCATGGCGAGATCGGCCGCAAGTACTACGCGATGGGCGGCGTGCGCAGCCACCTGGGCGTGCCCGAGTTCGCCGAGGCCGCCGCGCAGCTGGGCGGGCGCTACCAGCAGTTCAGGAACGGCATGATCCTGTGGCATTCGCGCACCGGCGCGTATGCCGTCAACGGGAAGATCCTCGAGCACTACCGCGCCACCAACTCCGAGACGCGCTGGGGCTTCGCGTTGATGGACGAGCTCGATGCCGCACCGTCACCGGTCTCCGGCCAGCGCGGCAAGTACCAGTACTTCGAGAACGGCCTGTTCCTGTGGACCCCGGCCACCGGTGCGCACGCCGTGCATGGCGCGATCCTCGCCCACTTCGAGACCAACGGCCGCGAGGCGGCGCTGGGCTACCCCAAGACCGACGAACAGGCCCACGGCAGCACCGGCCGCAAGCAGCAGTTCGAACGCCGCACGCTGTACTGGACGCCCGAACGCGGCGTGTGGGCGGAGTGATGCGTCGCCCGTGACCTGTGAGCGGACGGCAGCCGGCGCGTGCCGGCTGCCGTCTCGCGCCGCATCCAACGCCTGCAACGATGCAGGGGACGCTACAGGCGTACAGGCCCCCCCGGCGCTGCTCGCCGTACGGCAGGAAAGACCGCGCCGGGTCCCGCGGAAGCCACCGGCCTGCCGCCGCTCTCAGGGCCGGTCCTGGCCACTGGGCCGGCTCTAGGGTCCGCCCCAACTGGGCAGCTGCGTACGACTGCGGACAATCGGGATCAATTCCCGAACACCGTGAAGACCATGACCGAAATCCAGCAGAAGGCCGCCGAGATCCTCGATGTCGGTGTGCGTTGGGGGCCGATCACCGACAACTATGAGCAGCGCATGGATGTTTTCGCGCAGGAACTCGAAAAGCTGTCCCCGCAACAGCGCGACGACCTGTTCGCCGAAATCCTGTCGCAGGATCGCGGCGCGCTGAATTCATGGCTCACCGTGGATCGCCTGAACACGCTTGTTTCCGAAGGCACGATCACCCCGCGCGAGCGCGACGCGATCTTCGACGCCTTCGGCGAGGCGTACGTCAACGGATCCATCAGCTACGAGCAGGCATTCGTCTTCGTCAACGTGTTGGGCGATGCCACCGGGCCTCTTGCCAACGAGGACAACATCAACGCACTGCTCGATACCCTGACCGGTGCCAACGGCCCCAATTCCAGCGCCTTCATCGAGAAGTTCGCCGGGGAATTCCTGGCCAACCATGTGCTCCTGGACAACATGCCGGAACCCTGGGCGCGCGCTGGCTGGGGCGCGATGGTCCTCAATGCGCTGGAGCAGTCAGGCGGCACGCAGTCGGTGCAGAACGTGCTCTCGGGCCTGACCGCCGAACAGCGCGCCGACCTGCGTAACGCCATGTCGGAGTACGGCGCCAAATACGACGCGGCGAATGGCGGCCCCGGCGACGTGCGCGATCCGATGGCGATCCTGATCGACACCACCTCGGCCCACGGCAGCACCGACGAGGTCATCGACCTCATCCACTACATCAATGACCACGCCACCGGCAATGGGCCAGGTAACCACTACTACACCCATGACAACCGCCCACTGGGCGAACGCGCCGAGGCGCTTGCGGGCCTGTTCCTCAACCACTCCGATGCCGTCCTCGACCGCCTGACGTTGCCGAGCCCGACCCAGACACCCGGCGCCACCAACGAGGGCAGCACACTGGTCGGCGAGAACCTCGCCGCGCTGTCCAACCTGGTGCGCATGACCGCCCTCAATCCTGACAACCCGCGCGGCGGCGAGGTGATGGACCGCATCAGCGCATTCACCAGCGAGAACATCCGTGTCGGCAGCATGTCCGACGCGACCGACGTGAACGGCGATGGCGTGGTCGACGGCGACGACAAGCGCGCGGTGGATGCCGGCGAAGGACGCACCGCGATGATCGGCGCGGTCATGCAGGACGCCGTCTCTTCCGGCTATGTGGACCTGCGCACCGACATCGCCGCACGCGATGCGTTCGTGGGCTTCCTGCTCGACACCGCCATTTCAGCCATCCCGGTGGGTGGCAAGCTCGCATCCGGTGCAATCTCCGAAGCAGTCTCCGATGCCCTGGGCGGCCTGTCCGAGGAAGTGCAGGAGGCCATCACGAAGAAGCTGACCGAACTCGGCACCAAGGCCCTGACCGATGCGCAGGGTCGCCTGACCGCCGAGGCGAAGTCGGCCATCATCGAGGCACTGCCGGAGGACTACGCGTATCTCGAAGGGATCAAGAGCGAATCCAACAGCTTCATCCAGACCGTGATCCTGAACTCCAGCAGCTTCCCCTACGAGTTCACCGAAGCGATGTCGGACTACGGCAGCTATATCGACGCTGCGAAGAACGCGCCGTAGCAGGCCCGGACGTTTCCGGATTCATCACAGAAAAAGGCGGCCCATGGCCGCCTTCTTCTTGCGCAACAACTTCGGTCAGACCGAGATCGGATTCGGCTTGTCGCTGTCGATCCGGTACAGCTTGATCGCCCGCGCCACGTCCTTCGCCGTCATCTTGCCGTCCTTGGCCAGCGCGTCGATCGCCGCGCGGGCGATGTGGAAGCGGTCCACCTCGAAGTGGCGGCGCAGATTGGCGCGGGTGTCGGAGCGGCAGAAGCCGTCAGTGCCCAGCACGGTGTAGGTCATCGGCACGATGGCGCGGATCTGGTCGCCCACGGCGCGCACGTAGTCCGTCGTGGCGATGGCCGGCCTTGGCGGCCTTCAAGCAACTGCGTCACGCACGGCGTGCGCTGTTCGCCTTCCGGGTGAAACAGCTGCCTCTCTGCATCAAAGCGATCCCGTCTGGAATTGGTGAAGCTCGGCAGAACCAGATTCAGTACACCGATCTAATCAGACTGAGTGCAGCGGAGGCTATGGAACCCGCCTACTGCTTTCGCCTGAACAGACGATCTCTCAAAGAAAACACCAGAAAGGGCTGCGGAACCAACACGAAGCCCAAAAATATAATGAGAGCAGCCTCCCAGCCTTTGGTCATTAAGTATGACATGGCAGCGATGCTTGCAAATATCAGTATCACAAGCTCCGCTTTAATCAGCATTCTTACACCCAATGAAATCATTCTTCTATTCTCCGCTGTACCGCCTTATCTACCGCACCCGCAGTTGCATCTACGACTACCTGCGCTGCGCTTTGGCCAGTCGTCGTCATTACCTCCCCTGCTCGGTTCGCAGACAAGGTCGTAGACGCAATATTCGGTGCTCCTGGCGCAGATGACGCTGCTGCTCGCTCTAGTTCTGCTAGTTTAGTGAGACCCACTCTGGCACCAACACCTCCCGCAACCCCGCCAATAATCGCGGATGCACCCATCTTAAGACCGTTTGGACTTTCACCGTTCGCCACATCTTGTGCACCGCTGCCGAGAGCAGCTGCCGACCCCGCAGCTTTCCCAGTATCTGCCGCTGCACGAGCAACAGCAATGGTCCCCGCGGAGGCTTTGGTAGCGAGCCCTCCTGCTATACCGCCAGTTACAGCACCGACTACGCCAGCGATAGCCACGTCGCTTTTATCAATATTGCGAATGCGATTTGCGAAGGATCCCTCGCCGTTTGCGATCTGCTGGACAGTCTCGAGACCTGCCCCTATGAAAAAACCGGCAATGCCGAACTCTCCATCGGGATCGATGTACTTGTAGGGATTTCCGTTAGCGTATCGGTACCGATTAAACAGAACGACTGGCTGCCCGATGGTCTCCACCGGATCGGTACTGAGAAAGACGCCGAGTTGCGGATGGTAATAACGCTGCTGCATGTAGACGAGGTTCGTCGCGGCATCCTGCACATGTCCCGTGTACCCGGGGCCATCCTGAACGGCTGGAGTCAGCTGCGAACCATATGGCTCGTATTCCCGCCGCTCGATGACGTTGGCGCTTGCATCAGTTACAGCCACGACGCTCCTGAGGGCGTCGGTGTGTATGTACTTGACGACCGTCTGGCCAGCTGCGGGCAAGGAGACGATCAGTAGCAATGCGCTGAAGAAGTAGATCCAGTAGGCGCGCATCACAGGCCCTCCCCCTGCGTGTCACGGATGGAACGCGGTACACCTGGGTCGCCGGGACTTCCGAACTCCATGAGTTGCTGGGGCTTCGGGGGAGATGACCACGCTGAGCAGCCAGCGGAGTTGCAGGCTCGAACCTCATGGGATGGCGCGCAATACGCCGCGCTGCTCCGCACACCGTCCACCTGCGTGGCTGGACCGGAGTACATCATCAGCCCGTTACCCGCGACCCGCAGCTCATACGTTTGGGCGGAGACCGAAGCGGTCCACTTCAGGTTGCAAGCGATCTCCGTGCGTCCTTGCACGTACCACTGCCTTTTAAGGTTTTCCGTAATCGTGGGCACCGGGGGTGGGAGCGTGACCACCACACTTTTCGCCGACGACCAGCCACCACAACCAGCTGCGTTACAGGCACGCACCTGATAGGACCAGGTTCCAGCCCCACGCCCCGCGACCGATGCGGTTGCAGCCGCGCCGTCGTGGATCGTGGACCAGCCGCCAGCGCCGAGACGCTCCTGCAACTGGTACTTCGTGGCATGCGATACGGCTGTCCAGCTGAGGGCATACGCGCCCGAGGTGCTACTGGAAGGCGCCGTCAACGCAGGTGCCGCGGTAGGCGGACGGGTCACTACGGTCGACTGGACAGCCGACCACGCCCCACAGCCCGCGTCGTTGCAGGCCCGCACCCGGTAGCCCCAGGTGCCGGTGGTCTTGCCGGTAACGGAGCGCGCAGTGCCCGCCGTGTTATGGATTGTCGTCCAGGCGCCGGTTCCCAAGCGTTCCTGCAGTTCGTATCGGCCGGCCCCCGCCATGGTTGACCACGTCACGTCGTAGGCGCTTGCGTGGATGGCTGCCGGCACGGTGAGCAGCGGCACACCAGCGGGCGGATGCACGGATGTCACGGTGCCCGTAGTTGACCATGGACCGCAGCCAGCCGCGTTGCAACCACGCACCTGATAGCCCCAGGCGCCGGCCGCTTTGCCAGTGAAGGCTTTGCTCGATCCGGCTGCATCATGCACCGTCCAGCTGCCGCTACCGAGGCGCTCCCGCAGCTGGTACGTCGCGGCTGCGCCTACCGAGCCCCAGCTGACCGTGTAGCTTCCATTGAGGCCAGTCGCCGGCACGGACAGGGATGGTGCCCCGGATGGAGGCAACTGGACCGTGGCCTCCCGGACGGCACTCCAAGTGCCGCAGCTGGCTGCGCTGCACGCCCTCACCCGGTATCCCCAGGTGCCAGCCGACTTGCCGCTCACCGCCTTCGTGGTGCCCGCAGCGTCATGGATGGTCGCCCAGGCGCCTGCGTTCAATCGTTCCTGGAGCTGGTACTTGCTCGCGAGCGGCGCGGGAGTCCAGCTGACCCCGAAGCTCCCGGTGGCGCTGTATGTGGGCACCGTCAGGGTCGGCGTGGAGAGCGGTATCGGATCCTCGAGCTGCGCGATCAGGGTGCTGCCCAGATGGACGTATTCGATGGTCTTTCCGGCGCGTTCGTCGCGCTGGAACCGCAGCGTGCCGTCCTTGCCGTATACCGAGTAGATCGCCGCGCCACCCTGCCGGGTCGCCTTCACGCGACGCCCGTGCCCGTCATAAAGGTAGGTTTCCAGGGCACCCGCGGTGCGCAACCTGTTCCCGTAGTCGAACACGTAAGGGTTGCCACTCCGGCTGCTCAGGTTGCCCTGGGGGTCATACGCGAAGGAGGAAACGGTCGCGCCGGTCGTGGTGTTGGTGACGAGGCTCAGCTGATTCGCTGCGTTGTACGTATAGCTATTGTCCCTCGCCCTTGGGCCTGCTCCGACGCGTACCCGCGTGAGGTTGTCCAGAGGGTCATAGGTGTACGCCGCAGTACCGAACACGGGCGACACGGTCTGCGTGAGGCGATCGAGACCGTCGTAGGCCATGGTCCTGTTGCCTCGCCCGCCTGCCAGGCCATCGCTGATGGCAGCCACATTGCCGTGGCCGTCATAGTCAATGCTTTCGTCATGGACGGCGTTCGCACCGATGGCATCGCGTCGACGATCAGGTAACCCTCGAGCGTTCTGCGCCAGCGTGTGCACCACCCCGTTGCCGTAGGTGAACTGCTTGACCGCGCCATTCGGGAAATAGCTCACGCCCGTGGCATGTGCGCCCGCCCGGGTCGGCTGGCCCAGCGCATTGGGTGCCTGCGCCAGCGTTTCGCCGCCGGGCAGGGTCAGCGTGGCCAGGTGGCCGTTTGCGTTGTAGCCATAGCCGATGCCCCACTGATGGGCGCCCACTCCAATGGCCTCACCCGTCAGCAGGCGTCGCCTGTTGTAGGTATAGGCAGCGGAGACGATATCGGCCCCGCCGTTGTCGACGGCGATCGTCGCCAGCAATCCATCGGCCGTGTAGCTGTAGCCCGTACTGCCAAGATTGTCCGGAAACGCGAGGGACTGCACACGGTTGCGCGCGTCGTATCCCCGTACGGTGCGCTGAACCACCGGTATATCCGCCGTATTGCAAACGGAGGTGGACGTCAACGTCGCACCGGCCCTGCTCCAGGCCAGGTTGCCGGCACCGTCGTAGGCCATGATCGTTGCGCCGGTCTCCGGTTCCACGGTCTTGCACAGCTGCTGGTGCGCGTCGTACACGTAGCTACGGGTGAGGCTGGTGCTTCCGCTGCTGTTCTGCCGCACGATCGAGGTCGGCTTACCAAAGACATTGCGTGCGATGTATGTGCGTGTGTCTTCCGGGTGCCAGATGGCGATCGGCAGTGCAGTCGATGGCTCATCGAATGCCTGGAACCACGTCCGCGTCTGCTGCCCCTTGGGGCTGGTGACAAGCGTGTATGGGCCATCCGCGTTACCGAGATAGGTGGTGGTCGTGGTCAGCGGGCCGAGTTCGCTGTCCTGCACCACCGAGCGCACGCGGCCGAGCGCGTCGTACTGCGTGCGCGTACCCGTTGATTCGCTGTGATCCGCGCTCGCGTAAGAAACGAACGTCGGCCTTCCCGCATGGTCAAACGTCTGTCGGGTGAAACGCTGCGTCTGCGACGCGTTGGCGTTGTCGTATTCGCGCACCAGCACTGGCCGCCAGAGTGCATCGAGGTAGGTCACCTTTCGGCCGTTACCAGTGGCGACCGTATGCTGCCAATGGCCAGCCGGAACGCCATGAGCCGCACTCGATGCCTTGGCCAGGGTGAAAGTAGTGGCATTCCACGCCACGGCATCGCCGGCGGGATAGGTGATCCGACTAAGCCGTCCCATGGCGTCATGGGCGTACTGGGTGGCGAATCCGTTCTCATCGGTAACAGCGGTGATCCATCCGTTATCGTCCACTGCCGCACTCTGGGTCGCACCGGAAGGGGCTTCCGGGGTAGCGGGATACCGGATGGTCTGCGGAATTCCTCGCTTCCAGCTCGATAATGTCGTGACGTTGCCCTTGCCATCCGCGACGGTCCGGATCGTCCCATCACTGTTGTAGGTCAGCGTCTGCACCACCCGGCCGAATTCCCTCGAAACCGTCGGCATCGCCTTGGCGTCGTAGTCGGTCTGCGACGCCACGACCCCGTTTACGGTAAGCCGGGCCGGCTGTCCGAGGATCCAGGTGGCAAGATTGTCGTGATACGCCGTCACCTCGTTGCGTGCAACCGAGCCCGCCGCGTCGTTGGACTTCGTAACCGACAATGCCCGCGCGAAGCTATCGAAGCTGTTCGCCTGCCAGACGAAGGCTCGGCCCTGTTGCACAACGGTGCGGCGAACCTCTGGGCGAACGGCGGCTGTGGAGGGATCGTCGCCGTTGAAGATCGTGCCGTAACGCGGGAAGAACGGCTGCTGCGCCACGTTGGCCTCCGCCAGGTAATCCACCGTTTCCGAGCGCAGCACGGAACCCGAAGAAGACACCACCTCCCGGCCCAGCAGACGCCCTTCGTTCAAGGCATACATGAAGCCATAGCGGTGACGAACGGAACTCCCGTCAGGCTGATGCACGGTGACCGTCTTATCAGCAGGACAAGTAGTGCACGGATAGGCCGCCGGAGATCCACGGCTTCCCCATAGCGGCTGATACGACCCGCCGTAGTTGTAGGTCCAGACCAGTGGGGCGACTCCCGGTCCCGCGATTTCCTTCGTACCAAGCGACATGACGTCGAAGAAATTCGGGGTATTGAGGACGTAGTACAGATAACCGCCGTCACCGCCGCCCGAACTGTGCTGCACGCGCTGCAGGCATGCGCTCGCATGAACACCGGATCGGTAGTGTCTCGTGTTGGAAAAACTGAACACCCCTACTGCACCGCTCGGGTGCGTCACCGAGAGCGCATACCCAGCCGGAATTTCCGGCGGCTGTTCGCTACATGATGCGTTGGAATTGCCGTCCCAACTCGGGATATCTGGCGTGAGAGTGCCCGAGCGTGCGTATTGCCATGAAGTCCCGTCTGGCAACGTCACGCTCGAGAGCCAACTTCCAGAATACCCGTACGTCCAGGTGCGCCCATGCGCACTGGCCGAAGTCAGAAGTCCCCCCGCATACGTCAGGGTGATAACCCGCCCGTCATTAGCAGATATCCGCGTGGGTCGGCCGTCCGCGTTGTACTCGAATGACACGGAATTGCCGAAACGGTCAATGATCCGGCTTGCCAGCAGGTAATTCCGGGTGCGAACGACACGGGCCTGCAGCGACGTAAAGATGCCAATGGTCCTGGTCATCTCGCCCTGATGGCGCGTCACCCCCACGTCGAACTCGTATCGCAGGCCCGATGACGTGCGCATGGCGAAGCCTTCGCCCGCCAGACCTCCCTTCATTGGGATGCACTCGAACATGTCCCGTTCGCGCGTAGTCCAGTTGGCGGCGGCAGCGCCTGTAGGGACCGGTACGCCCTGAGGACGGAGCAGCATCGTGCGGTCCGCCCCTCCGGGAACGTGCACACTGGTGCCCTGCCAGAACTCGGTCGGCTCGAAGCCGGGCGCGTGCGGAGTCTGCGGGTTGGAGCACCGATCGGCAGCCCACGTTCCATTGAACGTCCCGGCGATGTACGGCACATCGATGTCCCAATCGCCCGCGCCCCGCAGGTTCGCATTCCACGATCCGCCTTGGCCGACGGGATGAAGCTCGATTCTGAAGCGCCGGGTAAGGCGCACCGGCAAGCTGTTGTTCCCGGCCAGGTCGATGTCATCGACGGTGAACTCGGTCGCGCCGTTGTACAGACTGACCTGATCACCCATCAGCTGGTCGGTCAGCGCGGTGATGCTCTGCGACGATTCAACGCGCTTCCGATACTCGTGTTGCGGCTCGATCGCAACCGCTGTTGCTGCGCCACCCAGCAGTGCAAAACACGCAACTGTTTGCGCAAGGCGCACGAACCCGGGCCGCGCGGCGCGCAGCGTGACATTAAGACCCATTGCCCCTTCCCCCAAGGCGCACACATGCCGCCCGTATGCCCGGGAGCATAGTGAGGGGCATCCCGGTCTGGCTTGTCAGAAAAATCTGATTCTTTGGATGTTGTGATGGTCGTCACCCAACCGCGCGATGCCACTTGACGTCGCCAGTTGGACTTGTCCCGCCCCTGCCACGCTCGAAGTAAGATCGGCCCAGGAGCAGCTGCGCAGACAGGGAGTCACGCGATGAGTGAGATGCACTCGAAGAGCGCGTTCCTCTACGGCCAGGTCCGGCGAGCGCTGCAGTCCGGGCACTATTTGCCGGGCCAACGGATCGATCCCGCCGCGCTTGCCGCCGAATTCAATACCAGCCCCACGCCTGTCCGCTTCGCGTTGTATCGCCTCGTGGGCGAGGGCCTGCTTTCCGACCATGCGCGGAGTGGCCTGTACGTGCCGCTGCTCACCGAAGTCGCGCTGCGCGATCTCTACGACTGGATGGAGCGCCTGCTGCTGATCGCCTGCGAGGTGGGGCCGGCGCCGATCGCGTCCGCACGAATCGGGGCGCCCGATTCCGGCGCGGTCGAGGAAGACGTGGTCAAGGCCACCTGGAAGCTCTTCGATGCGATTGCCCGCTCGACCGGCCATCGGTATCTGCACGATGCAGTGAAACGCACCAACGACCGGCTGGCACCGGTACGGAGGGCCAAGCGCCACCTGCTGGACGACCTCGCCGCGGAACTCGGCGTGCTTACCCGCCTCTGGGACGAAGGCGACATCGACGGGCTGCGCGCTGCACTGCAGCGCTACTACGCACGGCGCAAGCGGCTGGTGCCGTGCATCGTTGCCACGATGAATGAAGGCCGCGAGCGCCTGCACTGAGCGGACTGTCACAGTCCGCCGGAATCATCGGGTTACAGCGCAATAATCATTTGAGAATTGCGTTTTCCGCCTCCTAGGCTGGCTTTGTCATGGGACGTCCATGACGCATCCGTTAGGAGACTGCAAATGAAGACCAACGACAGCATCCCCGCTGACGTGCGGGACGAGGTGATCGAGCTCGGCGTCGCCAGCATCGAGACCAAGGGAGCAGTGATCAATACCGAAGGTTTCGGCGGCTTGCCCATGCCGGGCATCTCCGAAGAGTGAGCCAACAGGGGCGCGCTGAAAGGCGCGCCCCTTTTTTGTTCGGGCGCCCGGATGGCCTACAGACTCCACCAGGACCTCTGGTTTTGCAGGATCGGCCAACAACTGATCTTCCTGGACGTGCACGCAGACCGGTACTTTCGGCTGCCTACCAGGGAGGAGTCGCTGCTCGTCCAACGACTGCGAGGCAACACCGGTGTCGCACCGTTGGCAATCGCCGATGGAAATCAGGTCGACCGCCTGCTTTCACTAGGATTCCCTGGTGAAAAGTTCACCAGCACACCCCCCACACGCAGCACAATGGAAGAACGCCACCAGGACGCGCCGATATCGCTCCATGCGTTGCCGGCGGTCGCCTATGCGATCGCGTCGACGCAAGCCCGCCTGAGACTCCAACCTCTCAAGAACGTTGTCAGCCACATGCAGCGATACAGGTCGAGGCGGGCTGCAAAGCCTCAGAGAGCGGAAACCACACCGCCACCCAGCGCGTTGGAAGCAGTGGACGTGTTCAATGGATTGCGCCTGTATGTCCCGATCGCACCCTGCTGTCTGCTCGACTCGATTGCCATGTCGATGTTTCTCGCCCGACACGGCATTCATTGCCAGGTCGTCTTCGGTGTGACGTCCAATCCATTTGGCGCCCATAGCTGGGTGCAAGCGGGCCATGTAGTTCTCAACGACTCGGTCGGGAGCGTCAGTGCCTACACACCTATTGGGGTGTTCTAGTGACCTATCGCTACATCGTCGTATTGGGTGATTCAGCCGAGCAACACCGGCCAGCTCCGGCTGGCCTCAGGTTGCACATGGTGGGCGGCGGCCCGGGGTCTATCGGTTCGCACCTCTGCGTCTACACATCCAGCGCAACTCCCGTCATGCCGCTTCCGGGGGGCGGCGTCATCATCGGCCACATCTTCGATGGTGCCGGCGCCCTCATCAAAGACGCCCGAGGATTCCAGTCCGCACGAGCAACGGACCACACATTCTTCCGGGACTTCTGGGGCGAGTACGTCGCGATACGACCGCTATCGGAGGCAGGTGCCTTCGACGTTACGCATTCCCCGTCCGTATCGGCCGGCCTGCCCTGCGTGTACTCGTGCGACATGGACTCGGGCTTCGTTGCCTCCCACGTGTCTCTGGCCGAGGAACTCGGGCTGTATCGTCGACGCGTGGATTGGGACTACCTAGTCCGATTCCTGGCACACCCATTCCTTCGCACAGAGCACACCGCACTGATGGGAATCCGGGAGCTGCTCCCGGGACAGCGCGTAAGGATGCCAGCCAACCGACCGGAAACCAAAGCGCTCTGGTTGCCATGGGACTTCACTTCGCGGGAAGCACGGTACGGCAACCTCGAAGAGGCGGCAGAGGCAGTGCGATCGGCAGTGATGAAGTCCGTCCGCAGCCTGGCTGCGCTGGATCAGACCATCCACATGGAGCTGTCCGGCGGCTTGGACTCATCGATCGTTGCGTGCTGTCTTCGTGGCACGGCTGCCGACGTGACCTGTTCGACCCTTATCACCTCCGACCCGGGTTCCGATGAGCGGCTTTACGCGAGCGCTGTTGCCACCACACTGGGGGCGGAGTTGCGCACGGAGGAAGTTTCCATCGAGGGTCTGCAATTCTCTTTCATCGATCCTTCGGGCCCGGTCCGTCCCAGCGTCGGCCCACTCCAGTACGCCATCGACAAGGTCATGGGCGCTGCAGGCGACCAGCTGCTGGCGACAGGTACATTCACCGGTGCCGGAGGCGATTCGGTCTTTGGATACCTGAGAACCGCCGCGCCGGCGGTCGACGCGTGGAGGGCGCATGGGCTTCGCGCCGCCCTTCCAACCGTCCACGACCTTGCGGCTCTGCATCAGTGCACGGTGTGGCGAGCCGCGGGCCTCACCGTGCGCAAGCGCCTTCGGAGGCCGTCTGCACTACCTTACCGGCCCGACACTTCCTTTCTGCAGCCCGGGTCGGCCTCTCTGGAACCACTGGATCACCCATGGTTCCAC from Luteimonas sp. YGD11-2 includes the following:
- a CDS encoding lasso peptide biosynthesis B2 protein, which translates into the protein MAYRLHQDLWFCRIGQQLIFLDVHADRYFRLPTREESLLVQRLRGNTGVAPLAIADGNQVDRLLSLGFPGEKFTSTPPTRSTMEERHQDAPISLHALPAVAYAIASTQARLRLQPLKNVVSHMQRYRSRRAAKPQRAETTPPPSALEAVDVFNGLRLYVPIAPCCLLDSIAMSMFLARHGIHCQVVFGVTSNPFGAHSWVQAGHVVLNDSVGSVSAYTPIGVF
- a CDS encoding GntR family transcriptional regulator, yielding MSEMHSKSAFLYGQVRRALQSGHYLPGQRIDPAALAAEFNTSPTPVRFALYRLVGEGLLSDHARSGLYVPLLTEVALRDLYDWMERLLLIACEVGPAPIASARIGAPDSGAVEEDVVKATWKLFDAIARSTGHRYLHDAVKRTNDRLAPVRRAKRHLLDDLAAELGVLTRLWDEGDIDGLRAALQRYYARRKRLVPCIVATMNEGRERLH
- a CDS encoding RHS repeat protein is translated as MGLNVTLRAARPGFVRLAQTVACFALLGGAATAVAIEPQHEYRKRVESSQSITALTDQLMGDQVSLYNGATEFTVDDIDLAGNNSLPVRLTRRFRIELHPVGQGGSWNANLRGAGDWDIDVPYIAGTFNGTWAADRCSNPQTPHAPGFEPTEFWQGTSVHVPGGADRTMLLRPQGVPVPTGAAAANWTTRERDMFECIPMKGGLAGEGFAMRTSSGLRYEFDVGVTRHQGEMTRTIGIFTSLQARVVRTRNYLLASRIIDRFGNSVSFEYNADGRPTRISANDGRVITLTYAGGLLTSASAHGRTWTYGYSGSWLSSVTLPDGTSWQYARSGTLTPDIPSWDGNSNASCSEQPPEIPAGYALSVTHPSGAVGVFSFSNTRHYRSGVHASACLQRVQHSSGGGDGGYLYYVLNTPNFFDVMSLGTKEIAGPGVAPLVWTYNYGGSYQPLWGSRGSPAAYPCTTCPADKTVTVHQPDGSSVRHRYGFMYALNEGRLLGREVVSSSGSVLRSETVDYLAEANVAQQPFFPRYGTIFNGDDPSTAAVRPEVRRTVVQQGRAFVWQANSFDSFARALSVTKSNDAAGSVARNEVTAYHDNLATWILGQPARLTVNGVVASQTDYDAKAMPTVSREFGRVVQTLTYNSDGTIRTVADGKGNVTTLSSWKRGIPQTIRYPATPEAPSGATQSAAVDDNGWITAVTDENGFATQYAHDAMGRLSRITYPAGDAVAWNATTFTLAKASSAAHGVPAGHWQHTVATGNGRKVTYLDALWRPVLVREYDNANASQTQRFTRQTFDHAGRPTFVSYASADHSESTGTRTQYDALGRVRSVVQDSELGPLTTTTTYLGNADGPYTLVTSPKGQQTRTWFQAFDEPSTALPIAIWHPEDTRTYIARNVFGKPTSIVRQNSSGSTSLTRSYVYDAHQQLCKTVEPETGATIMAYDGAGNLAWSRAGATLTSTSVCNTADIPVVQRTVRGYDARNRVQSLAFPDNLGSTGYSYTADGLLATIAVDNGGADIVSAAYTYNRRRLLTGEAIGVGAHQWGIGYGYNANGHLATLTLPGGETLAQAPNALGQPTRAGAHATGVSYFPNGAVKQFTYGNGVVHTLAQNARGLPDRRRDAIGANAVHDESIDYDGHGNVAAISDGLAGGRGNRTMAYDGLDRLTQTVSPVFGTAAYTYDPLDNLTRVRVGAGPRARDNSYTYNAANQLSLVTNTTTGATVSSFAYDPQGNLSSRSGNPYVFDYGNRLRTAGALETYLYDGHGRRVKATRQGGAAIYSVYGKDGTLRFQRDERAGKTIEYVHLGSTLIAQLEDPIPLSTPTLTVPTYSATGSFGVSWTPAPLASKYQLQERLNAGAWATIHDAAGTTKAVSGKSAGTWGYRVRACSAASCGTWSAVREATVQLPPSGAPSLSVPATGLNGSYTVSWGSVGAAATYQLRERLGSGSWTVHDAAGSSKAFTGKAAGAWGYQVRGCNAAGCGPWSTTGTVTSVHPPAGVPLLTVPAAIHASAYDVTWSTMAGAGRYELQERLGTGAWTTIHNTAGTARSVTGKTTGTWGYRVRACNDAGCGAWSAVQSTVVTRPPTAAPALTAPSSSTSGAYALSWTAVSHATKYQLQERLGAGGWSTIHDGAAATASVAGRGAGTWSYQVRACNAAGCGGWSSAKSVVVTLPPPVPTITENLKRQWYVQGRTEIACNLKWTASVSAQTYELRVAGNGLMMYSGPATQVDGVRSSAAYCAPSHEVRACNSAGCSAWSSPPKPQQLMEFGSPGDPGVPRSIRDTQGEGL
- a CDS encoding benenodin family lasso peptide is translated as MKTNDSIPADVRDEVIELGVASIETKGAVINTEGFGGLPMPGISEE
- a CDS encoding RHS repeat-associated core domain-containing protein, coding for MRAYWIYFFSALLLIVSLPAAGQTVVKYIHTDALRSVVAVTDASANVIERREYEPYGSQLTPAVQDGPGYTGHVQDAATNLVYMQQRYYHPQLGVFLSTDPVETIGQPVVLFNRYRYANGNPYKYIDPDGEFGIAGFFIGAGLETVQQIANGEGSFANRIRNIDKSDVAIAGVVGAVTGGIAGGLATKASAGTIAVARAAADTGKAAGSAAALGSGAQDVANGESPNGLKMGASAIIGGVAGGVGARVGLTKLAELERAAASSAPGAPNIASTTLSANRAGEVMTTTGQSAAQVVVDATAGAVDKAVQRRIEE